The genomic segment CATCCACATCATTACACAGACGCACGTTTAGAAAGAGCATATTGGTCCCTGATGTCAGTTAATTTGAAATGGCTATAAAACATATGTCAccttttgattgttttttttttttgttgttgttgtttgggttttttttgtgctcTCCAATGAggttatttttaatataatttttttgccTTACATTACGCGAGACTCTGGCGAGCTCCGCGCCTCACCGTTTGCACAATTTGCGCACCATGCCCATCCGTGTCTGTCCTGCAGAAAGGGAACATTTTGCTGCTTTCCTGTCAGTTTTGAGGTCTGTAGAAAGCTGTGCTTGCACTGTAAACGTatgttgcttattttaaccttaCAGTACTACAAATGTCACATGAATCACTTCACAATCTCAAGTGATTGATGGAGAACTTTCTGaggtaaaaaaattaaaagatccacctttttttaaatcagaagcCATCGTTTTTCACGTGTAGTGATGGTGGGTGAGTTACCTGCTTGAATGTAGACTAGGCCTACttgaaagtaaaatattttacaatatacTGGCAGACATCAGCGGGGCTCAGCGGCTTGGCTGCTTGTAGTTGCCGTTGATCTCCTCCGAGATGTTGACTGCCTCTGCTCCCAGCGGTAATCTGTCACTGTACTCCGAGCCCATTTCAAACTCCTCCTGGTTAGTTTTGGATGAGGATCCGGGGATGGACTCTGTCACCACGCTGCCCTcagcctctccctctccgtctccttcctcttcctcgaCCTCTCCATCCCCCTCGCCTAACTCGCTGGGGTTGAAGGTTTTGTCTGACTCCACAAAAGACGCCCTGGGATCAAAATCTCCAGCCATTTGTTTCTCCATCTGATCTGGATTCTGAGCCCTCATGATCAGCTTGTAGGTCTTCCCTTGGTACTTGTATAGCAAATGGCAGCAGGTGGCCCCCAGTAAGGGAACAGTGGCCAGACCCAGTAGGAAAATGCTGACAACCACGATGATAAGCAGGGAGGGGATCTTCTTCCTAGTTGTGAAGACTACTTGGACTTGGCAGTCCTGCCCCCCATAAGTGAGACAAAGTGTGTAATTGGTGCCAGGCTGTAAACCATGGAAGCGGTAGGCATTAACCCCCTCCTCTATGTTGGACCACTGAACCATGGAGTGTCCATTACCTGTATTTACACAGAGGTAGAGCATGTCCAGGGTGGTTTTACTGGATGAGGACTGGAACAGACCCAGGGGCTCTTTATTCACTGTTTCCTGGTTTTCAGTTTGACTGAGATGAAGGTTAGATTTGCTGCTGGGAAGCTGCAGCGGATTCAGCTGCACTTTGGCCTCCGTCTCTGACACTTCTAATGCAATAACACCAAAATCAAAAGTGTACTGCTTCAGGTCATCCAAGCTCAGGTTGAAGGCGTGGTTGGAGATGTATTCACTGCTTTCTCTCACGCCACACTTGGTGGGGTCCTTTGAGACACCACCAACCTGCTCGGTGCCGTCACTTTTGTCTGACGAACCttcagggctgccctttgtcttttcttcaggcTTGCTCCAGTTGATCACATTGTTTTTGGAGATCTTGGTCTCTGTAGGCTTTCTAACAGATGGATGGATCTTGTCCACTGTAGAATCAAGCTTTGAGTCCCTGGCAGGTTTTTGGGTGCCTGCCATAACCACTTTAACACCACGCTCCACCTTACCTAAATCATTCACCGCAGAGCAGCTGTAATTTCCATCTTCCTTTTTACTCATACGAGGGATGATGAGAGTGCCGTTTCTAAAGACGAGGAATCGATTGTTGGTTGTTTTATCATTAATTGGCACATCGTTTATCTCTCCAGTAGAGGGCAACGGGAACAGATAGTTCTGATTTCCTGCAGTCACCTCCCAGCTGAGCTGCGGTGTGGGGCTACCTTTTGCCTCACAATTTAAGATGACCATGAAACCCTCATAGAGCTCTGTGTTCTCAATGTTGGGCTGGTAGGTTATTGTGACAGTAGGGGCCTTACAGTCCAGTTTGGGAATCGTTGTAACCATTGTACCCTTCAGGTGTTCAGGGGCCTcacataaaattaaatttggctCGGGGACAGAAATCTTAGTTGTTGCGATCCAATCCCTCAGCCACTCCAGGCTGCAGGAGCATGTGAAGGGGTTGTTAAAAATCTGAAGGTGGGACATGGAGGAGAGAGCACTGAAGGTACCCTCCACAATGGTGGTaaacttgttgttgttgatgcgCAGCGACCTCAGATCTTTGAGAGTGGAAAAGGCATCCTTTGGAAGGTTCATCATCTCATTGTTGTTCATTTTCAGAAGCTGCAGGGCTGTGAGGTTGTGCAGATCCTCCCATGGAAAGTTCACAATTTTGTTGTAGCTGATGTCCAGGTTGCGGAGCTGGATCAGGGGAGCCAAGGTGTCCGTCTCTATGGTAACCAACTCATTGTGGGACAGCCAGAGTGAGGTGACCTGCGTGATACTGATGAAGCTTTTACTTTTCAGTAATTTGATCTTATTGGCAGAAAGGCTCACGGTGGTAACATTGGTGGGGAGACCCACGGGTACCACCAGCAGGTCTTTGTAAGCACAGTCAGCAAACTGGAGGGCAAATTTATCCTGGCAGCTGCATAGCTCTGGACAGCACTGCACAATGCCAACCACAGTAGTCCACAAGGCAAGGAGCTGTAGGAGCTGTCTCGCCATTTTCTGCACCTGCAAGTATCAATTAGCAGACATTAGCCAAAGGTAAAATTTTATAAGACAGTCACATAACATCCATTATGTCCATTACACCAGTGGAAATGCAATGTGGAAGCTTTTACATCTCATAtaaattcaaatgtgttttactgaGTAGCTTATGCTTTTTAAAGGGGCATCAAACCTCTTTAACACAACTCAAGACTGCATTACAAACtcataaaaacagagaaactgtaaacaaaaacaggtGAATACTATAACTGCTGCTGTCATGCAGTCTGATTGAAAGCATCCTTTTGTTTCGCACTGCACAAAGataacattgattttttttatatttctttgtaCATCCATGCACTTTCGTTAAAGCATATATGCTGTGTGTCATTTTGCAGCATTTTCAGGGCCAGTTCTCTCCTGCTCTGAGCGCGGTTTCGCAATCCGGGGCGGACAAACAGGCGCTGATTCTAGTGTTGAAagctttgcttttaaaaaaaaaaactgtttactTTCAGAGTTACATTGCAATGTTTCCATGAGCAGTTTACACAGAGGTAGGCTATAGCTTCTTGCACTCATGAACAGATGCCGTTGTGATTCATCACAGTTGCAATTGACCTACAGGGCGATGTTTTCCACCTTAGGTTTTATCTGGATTTGCTCAAGGTCTGtaattttttcatcttttaccTTCAGTAACTGCCTGATTAACTACTAAATCGTCTTACCTGTCCAATGTTAACTTCAATTCCTGTGTCTTATTAATCACTCTCGGAGTTTACAATCCTCTGAAACAAGTTTAATGGTCGAAAAAACTCTAGTCCTCATGTGTTGTGGATCCTTTTACATGACTTTTGCAGACATCGACAGCGCTGTTGAAGGGCGGTGGAGGGAACATTTTCCCCGGTGAGTCGCTGTTGCAGTCCGACGGCGCTTTTTCCTTCTCCAGCGAGTGTGGAATCCACTGCGCGCTCCCGCCGCCGCGGAGCGAGAAAAGGAAACGTGAACGCGCAGCCTCTCCCATCTCTGTCCTCACTATTAAAGATACAGAAGCTCCGGGTCCTCCACCCTCAAAGAAAATTCATAATTTAGGATCCGATGTTTAATTAATTACCCCGACCCAAGCCTATAATCTTTGACCTCATTCGGTTGGCCTATTGTCTTTAATTAAAGAGTTTCCAAACGCACTTTTTAGTTTAGTTGTGCTGCGAGTACCAGGCTATAGACACAATTTCCAGCACTGCTAAAATAAttgatatttaataattaaaacaaacaaaacaacaaaacaaacaaaaagactgACAAGAGGACTCCAATGACTGAAAAATCTTGAGCCACATAGATTATTTGATGGCATTTCATTGCAACAGCGTTACTGTATGTGACGCCTGAATTGATTTGTAAGCGTTAGCGAATATGTAACCGGTAATGGCATATAAAGCTAATAGAAACCGCTTTAAGATAAATTACAAATTTGTTAttctttttaaacagaaatgtcttCAATCTCGCCCATTTAGCCTATAGCCTACTTTTTGTAACAAGTCCGGtggtttgttttaaatgtatgtgGTCGCCTATGACTTTTAAATCGAcattatcattgtcattataGTTCCTTTAATGTTTGAGTCATACTGTATGCATAAGTGTTAGTATTTGATGAGACTTGTTTCCTGCTCAAATACTGCCATCGTCTGGTACACTGCAGTATGAACTCTGTCTCTGTGGTAGTTCAAATAACAGACCACTTGGCCATAATAATGCATAATAAATGTGCAACATACACCATCAAATTAGTAAGAGAATAGTTCGTGGATCTAAAGGCTTACTGGTAGGTACTGTTATTTCCTTCCTCTCCAGTGTTTTTgactatgagtgtgtgtgaggaccaatttgagtttAAGACCTTGGGAATGAGGACAATTTGGCTTTTCCTCACTTTGGGCGGGACATTCAAATGGTTCACAGTttatcaagtctgtcttaaaacaatagtcagctgcccatatgaacattgaagcAGTTTGTGCTTGCTGGCTGTTAAAATATCCTTTCCTATTGCTTCAAATGTAGAcctaagtgatgggggacacaatccacagtcctcattctgtgtgAACAtgtattccaaagtttatctgagGTTAACATGAGTCACAAATCAATTGAGTATCATCCAAAGTTACAGGTTTTTTAGTAGCCTACTTTGTGTTACTATCCCATGTGTCTTTTAATGGCctgtatgaacaggaggaattaGAGTTGTGACGTTCGCGAACGAACCGATTCTTTTGAACGGCTCATAAACATGAACGATGGGAGCCGAGTCGCGGCTGGAGGGGAGCCGTTCTTTCTGTCGTTCTTTTTTCCTATGCGTGtttcacacagatgcacacaaatgaGCTCCTCCGCGAGACAGAACAGTTATAGGGGGAGGGGCGCACCCAGCGCAGGCCAACCCTTTATAGCGTGAtgatattagttattagttgtgcAAGCATCCTTCACGTGAGTACTCcagtggaaaaaaaagtcattgGGTAGGAGCAGAGCCATGACATGTGCACGCTGCCGTCACATGCTTActccagtttaaaaaaaaacaaaacaaaaaaaacacgtgcgattgcctctctgtctcagtgccAAACAAAGTTTACAGTAGTaatagtatgtagtatgtagacatttccattttatttattctaattttatctactttaaatattttttgttttctatcaaAATGTTCTTGTGTGATAACAATGTTCTTGTGTGGAAGTGTTTGTAGTAAAAGCTGTTTTGCACAGAAATTCATTGCAGCCggctttgtttttgatgtttatttgtgaGTAGGTATTGTATGAATAACATAAGTCAACGtagctttacacacacacacacacacacacacactttgtactAAAGGTAAATCCAAAATAGTGATGTCACTGTCTAAGCAGAGGGATTTGTGCTTCTTAAAACtgactaaatatttaaaaagagccAAAAGAGCCGTTCTTTTGAACGGCTCTTTGAAAGGAACGGATCGCGAAGATCCGGATCCCCTCAAAGAGCCATAAATCCCATCActaggaggaatgattacagcaagcaaaaactgttttaatgtaTAAATAGGCaagtgagtattgttttaagacagacatgaaaaaatgtgaaccctTTAAAACTTGGCCTTTGGGTTAAGTTAGACTTAAGTTTAGGGTTCAGTTTAGGGTAAGGAGTCCGTGTAACGCTTAGAAGATTGGAAAAAtctaaaattgtattttttgttggTCAAATTTctattataattttttatatgGAAAACTGAACTGATAAGTGTTTCATGGACCAGGTCGGGGTTTTTAGGTTGGGGTTGTGAAAGTGTCAGTCCTGTTAGACAAGGAGGACCTCTGCTgtcaaaatactgtaattacatACAGAATTGGTAAAATTACTGTTCTTATAACAAACCTGTAAGTAAATTACACAGTCTATTCATAGAAATACTAAACATATTTTGGATAACATTAACGTACATTAGAAAATGTATCACTATTTCATATGTTTTaagtacagtttgtttttaatctacaGGGTGGGTTTCCAGTCATGAACCATAACCatggtttgttttgttccatGATTTCCTTGACTTTGGCTTCTTCCAGTAGACTTTCCCATTAAAGAAGCACAGCAGGAACACTGTAAATTATTTTCAAGTCCTCTAGGGATCAAAGTCTATTCGTGCTAATTTCAGATCACAGCTGAGATACGAGAAGCTTACGGTCACCATTTCACCGATTTTAGACTGCAGTGTGGCACCATCCAGACTCTGAGCTGCTGACAGTTTAGAGATGGGGATACTCAAAGTGCTTCTTAAAATAGGCCTACAGAAAATCAGTGATGCTTGTAATACGGTATGAAGCAAGGTTTGAAGCAAATACAAGGTTGCCACAACACCACTTGAAACATTTCTTAATTGAACATGGTGACTCCCAAAATGACTCATGTACACCACAGACAAATTACATTacccacaaaaacacattttacatctcCATCTGAACTATGAGTAGTCTTCTCAGCAGCCAACACTCTACAGGTCAAGTGGACTCTTAACCACAGGAGGCTCTTAGCTGTCAGGTCAGGTGTCGTGTCAGCTCCGGCTTAAGCCAGAGACTTCATTAAAGTGACCTGACAGCAAgacacatgtactgtaggtgGGTCATCTGTATTCACCCTGTGCCCTACACTgctgggaaaacaaaacaattgtaGTCAAAAGTCTGTGTTGTAACCTCAGAAAAACAACTGACAACATCTTCATACTTCAGATATACCATGTAGCATCATCACTGTGGTTTTCTAAACTGAGGATGACAGCAAGCTACACAACCCAACATAGTAACAGCAGGGTTTGGTCACAAACAAGAAAGCTAACATGCCAAGATGACTGTGCTCCTttaccccccaccccaccctcccGTTCTTGATGTTCTTACCTCAGTAACACTAAACatcacagtattttatttttgtgtcaaGGGGGCAGAGTTTAGAAGTACTCATtatcagaaaatggaaatggaaagatTTCACTGTGCTAGATGTGTAATCTTGGATCTAATTTGAAAGAAATATAAACAGCGGGAGAATTCTCATGAAGCTTCAAAACACAATTACTTAATCTGAAAATCAAGGACAGCCAGCCAAGTGGTTGTGGTGCGATGGCCAAAGAGCTACATAGTGTAGCTGTGCTGTgatttcctctccttgtgtaaACAAGATGTACTCACTTGGTCATCATTAGTAGGGTTGAGACGTCAAATCCAGGAATAAGACAGTCTAAGCTTAAGATCCTTAGTGGTTGTCTCAGACTGCACGTGATCTACTGAGTGTTATGTCTGAGGAATGACACAGAGATTAGATACGGATAAATTACTTTCTTCAAACAACTTATGAGTGGGTGTAAGTGAGGTATGACTATGACTCCTTGTGAACAATGTTATGGATTTTCAgctccattttttttattttaatgattagAAAATCAACAATATCCACTTACATCCTTTGAGTAGAATTTTCAAGCAATCATTATGCAAAACACATAATGCACATATAAAATATCCAGTattaaacattatatatttagcaataaaataaaagttaagaTCATACCAAAATACTATTtacacaataaatatatttaacttAGTAGTCGTTTCTTGTTTAAGACTATGTATCTTTTGAAGGAAGAAATAACAGTCTCTgtaattcataagcaataaagcacacacacatttttgccaaaatgtatgtgtaaattAAATAAGGTGCTTATTATTTTTGAAGTTAGACTTTATCTGCTCCACAGCAAAATACGTTTCATTGCACATTTTTCAAACATCTCTCTGATCACTGATTAATGGgagacaaaacaggaaagttCGAGGACGGTCCCTGGCTGCCTCCACCCTTCCCTAAACACTGATATAAATAATCAGTGCACTGGGGTGGGGCACAGAGGAAATTTACACAGGAACTTTAAACCTCTAATGGTGTAAAGAGCTAAGAGCTGGCCTTAACAAGTGCACGCCCTACTACTACACCACGCCAACTACACAATGT from the Siniperca chuatsi isolate FFG_IHB_CAS linkage group LG4, ASM2008510v1, whole genome shotgun sequence genome contains:
- the islr2 gene encoding immunoglobulin superfamily containing leucine-rich repeat protein 2 → MARQLLQLLALWTTVVGIVQCCPELCSCQDKFALQFADCAYKDLLVVPVGLPTNVTTVSLSANKIKLLKSKSFISITQVTSLWLSHNELVTIETDTLAPLIQLRNLDISYNKIVNFPWEDLHNLTALQLLKMNNNEMMNLPKDAFSTLKDLRSLRINNNKFTTIVEGTFSALSSMSHLQIFNNPFTCSCSLEWLRDWIATTKISVPEPNLILCEAPEHLKGTMVTTIPKLDCKAPTVTITYQPNIENTELYEGFMVILNCEAKGSPTPQLSWEVTAGNQNYLFPLPSTGEINDVPINDKTTNNRFLVFRNGTLIIPRMSKKEDGNYSCSAVNDLGKVERGVKVVMAGTQKPARDSKLDSTVDKIHPSVRKPTETKISKNNVINWSKPEEKTKGSPEGSSDKSDGTEQVGGVSKDPTKCGVRESSEYISNHAFNLSLDDLKQYTFDFGVIALEVSETEAKVQLNPLQLPSSKSNLHLSQTENQETVNKEPLGLFQSSSSKTTLDMLYLCVNTGNGHSMVQWSNIEEGVNAYRFHGLQPGTNYTLCLTYGGQDCQVQVVFTTRKKIPSLLIIVVVSIFLLGLATVPLLGATCCHLLYKYQGKTYKLIMRAQNPDQMEKQMAGDFDPRASFVESDKTFNPSELGEGDGEVEEEEGDGEGEAEGSVVTESIPGSSSKTNQEEFEMGSEYSDRLPLGAEAVNISEEINGNYKQPSR